A region of Lycium barbarum isolate Lr01 chromosome 3, ASM1917538v2, whole genome shotgun sequence DNA encodes the following proteins:
- the LOC132632140 gene encoding homeobox-leucine zipper protein ATHB-7-like: MEPELEKCENSNFKRPLKKSEIGKRFTDEQVKLLESMFKLGTKLEPREKLQLARDLGLQPRQVAIWFQNKRARWKSKQLEHEYRILKEKFDNLHMQFESLKAEKEKLLIELETLNDQLENNLARGSRSQYSKDNELYTSSENGCTDLELKDSPGCSNARFVHERVNEEDDDTAEETYNYFIPKEEAEFWNMEELGDNNSLEHWCVDLVSNSKLWDF, from the exons ATGGAACCAGAACTGGAAAAATGTGAGAATTCCAACTTCAAAAGACCCTTAAAGAAGAGTGAAATTGGAAAAAGGTTTACTGATGAACAAGTGAAGTTACTTGAGTCCATGTTTAAACTAGGGACAAAGCTAGAGCCAAGAGAAAAGCTGCAGTTGGCAAGAGATCTTGGGCTGCAACCACGCCAAGTAGCTATTTGGTTTCAGAACAAAAGAGCCAGATGGAAATCAAAGCAATTAGAACACGAATATCGGATACTCAAAGAAAAATTTGACAATTTACACATGCAATTTGAATCCTTGAAGGCAGAAAAGGAGAAACTACTCATTGAG TTGGAGACATTAAATGATCAGCTAGAGAACAACCTTGCTCGAGGCAGCAGAAGCCAATACTCAAAAGACAATGAATTGTACACAAGTTCAGAAAATGGATGTACAGACTTAGAGTTGAAAGATAGCCCAGGTTGCTCAAATGCAAGATTTGTCCACGAGAGGGTAAATGAAGAGGATGATGACACAGCAGAAGAAACATACAATTACTTCATTCCCAAAGAAGAAGCAGAGTTTTGGAACATGGAGGAATTAGGAGACAATAATTCCTTAGAACACTGGTGTGTTGACTTGGTTAGCAATTCCAAATTGTGGGACTTCTGA